The Pleuronectes platessa chromosome 11, fPlePla1.1, whole genome shotgun sequence DNA segment CTATTTGTCGCGTTCCCATTGGCCGCGGCGGACAATGATCTCTCCCTGGCCGTGGTGCGGCCGTGCCATCATTGTTGGGTGACACAAAGGCCAGTGGGCCGCGCCAGAGGGCATGTAAAGAGTGGTGGGTAGATGCCTTGCCTCAGCAGAAGGCATTCAACCCCTTTAAACCTattctcaatggagctcagcaTTGAGCAGTCTCAGCACAACCAGCACAGGCGACTGTCATGAAGAGGAGCAGCTTCCATTTTTAGCACCGGTCGGAAAAAAGCTACTTTTTGATCCTGatgttttggtttttctttttttgttgaacTGCGGAAATGAGAACTAATCGACTGCCAGcgtgtgtgatgtgtttaaaTGACACTTATTTTACTGTACAAATGAAATTCTGGCAGAAGAAACACAGAATACAACATTTCCGATATGAAAACAGAAATTGAATTTTGTGAAAAAGCtaaaaaatactgaatattTGCCCCGAGAATAAATTAAACAAGGTTTAATGTTCttagtgttgtttttcttcgcCTCAGGAACATCCTGAGAGTTATTACAGAATATCAGGATGTGACAGTgaagctgacctttgaccttttggacATTAAACATCATCGCTTCATCATTTAACCCTTAAAAGACTTTTATGTGAAATTTAGTCATAATCAGAACGAGCAATCAGCCAAAAAACCCAGGTTAGtgaggtcacggtgacctttgacctcacacCACTAAAGTCTAATAAATGTTATGAAAGAGGTAAATATCATCAAACATGAACATGACGCCTCCAGCCAGAGGAATAAAAGCATCTtaaagtttatttgtatttctcatCATATATTAAATTCTCTATCTCTTCTATCACCacgtattttcttttcttcttcctgttaAACATTGAATCTTTATTACGACTCTTGTTCGATATCAAACACCATCGTTCATCGTAAACTAATATTTGTACCAGGACCTGCTACAATGGTTCAGACTCAACAtcagtaaaacaaataaaatcctgATGAAATGATTCTAACTCGCTGGAGTTTCCTTGTAAAGTCTCATGAAGGAATTAAGCTTGTTCCAGCGTTTCCCGTCCtattgtgtagtttttgtgtgtcGCTCAGCAAACATCAGCTCGAGGAAGATGTCGGGTCACATGACACAATATTGTTAAACCGTGACGACAAgttcaaaacaaaaagagtCAACATCAGAAGCTGCACATCGTTTATTGATCGGAGGAAACTTTCACTCCATCGCTTTAAAACAAGAATTTTACTGTTTTCCTTTCCATTCGTATTTATCAACATGGCTTCACTTTCTTAAAAGTACAAATAGTCATATTAGGAAAGAATTATTCAATTAATAAAACGTTGTATTGAAGGTGCAGCTCATAATAAACAGGagtaacatttataaaaaagtgACAGTTACTGCTCTATGGTTGTATGCATCCACCAACCGGTGCAGTTTCCGTTgacatgctttttttttctcttctagactcatgaggtcactgtgacatttgACCTTGGGCCACTGAAATCCGTTCATCTTTGACCCCCAACTGAACATGTGAACCATATCTGTTGTGTATTGACAGCCTAAGTTTGTCCCTTCACGGATTCTGTTACGCCCCCTTTCATGTGACGTGCTGACGTTGTGtgtaaaaaaactaataaaggTTTACGAGCAATTCTCCCGTGTACTCATTATTGGCGATAGTGCCTGAAAGCAGAGTGAGTAAACAACAATATCCCTATAAGGCAATCGATCAGGTGTCACATTCGGCAGTTAGCATGTATTTTGATgatgacctcctcctcctcctcctcctcctcctcctcctcctcctcctcctcctcctcctcctcctcctcctcctcctcctcctcctcctcctcctcctcctcctcctcctcctcctcctcctcctcctcctcctcctcctcctcctcctcctcctcacctctcgaCGGACACGAGCACCGTGAACCTACAGAATGTGGATCTCCCAGTCCGTCACCACTCTGAGGCTCAGGCTGCTCACGGTCAGTTTGCAGCAGGTCTCCGTGAACTGAAACTCAGTAGGAGTGTCCTCGGACCCTGGGGATGAAACCAAGAGGTTGATGCTGTTTTACAGTCGAGAAGTCGGCAGAACTGTGAGTTTCTCCCTTTACAGTATTTTATCAATTGAAGAAAAACAGTGAATATGACACAAAGGTCCAGATACAAcacatgatgatgtcactttgTCCACCAAGATATCAAACGTACAACAAGCAAGAGAGGATAAAAATGAGTTTTAGCCTCTTGACAATGGCTTCCTGTGTTTTAAGgttcttttcattaaaaacattatcATTATAACTAATAGATGCCTTTATTTAAGGCTGTTGAGTTTCCTTTATCTAAACAGACCCCGTCAGGGTTCTGTGTGGCCTTCGATCAGGCTGTTTCTAATTGGACGACACGTCTctgcctcatcatcatcatcctcctccttcttctgaCTGGGTACAATGTGAGTTCACGCCAGAGCTCCTCACCTGATTGGTGCACAGTCACGGCGGTCGGTTTGCTCTTCAAGCCCAGGATGGTGACGGAGTGTCACAGTCAAACGCTCCCTCTTCACCGGCGGCCCTGAGAGAAGCAGGTGTCAGAAGACTTAGGAGTTTATTGATAAAAAGGTATTGAGTGTATTTTGTACATCGTCATTCGTGTAAGGATTTTTGAGTCTTGTGACGTCGCTGGGACTCTGGAGTCCAAGGAAAGGTTTGTGCCAGATGTTATGAAATTCCCTCCAGATGTTAATGATATACTGACcaaccaaaatcaaatcatattaaaaaagcTTTGTGCCAGATCTGAAGATTATCAACAGATACAGTGCTCATGAGCCTGGTGAGCAGAAAACTGTGTCCCTGTGATgctcaggaggagggagggtgacTCACCGGCAGAGCAGCCGGCCTGACAGCATGTTGAACCTGCGCAGACAGAAGGCCTTTCTGTGGAGGTAGTTGAAAGAGTGGCCGTCGTCCAGGTACAACTCCCCATCAGCAGCCCCCTGCACAGAGGAGGCACCTCACTAATTTAATTACACAAAATGTCACAAGTCGGAAACCAAACAATCATAAATCCGGAGTCGTTTTTAGACattaactctggaaaatgtccagaaaaatGGGTTGAAGAAGCAGGAGTCTCATTGTCTTTTCAATTCTACACTTCCTGGGTGTCTTCTTCATGTATGGCTCCTCTcacatcctgagatatttgtattctcaaATGGGCTCACTGACATTTTACAGACAGATCAAGGCAACTGACGCAGACATTTGCCTTCTCATGTACAGACCCACTGGAACatctcaggaaaatgtctgtctgaaaagcagctttagtgaAAACATGGGTAAGAAACATTTGGGCAGCTACACCTGCGTTTTTTCTTGTACTGTATATCTACATATTTCATAATAACTAATATTCAAGCTCCTGGTCAGGGTTAAAGCAGATTTGAATATGAACAGAAGCCGttttcttctctgctcctctgactcTTACCTGAGAGTCCAGAGCCACAGTGATGGAGGTCGGAAGCAGCTGGAGGTCGGCTGTGCAGTAGCTGCTTCCTGCCGACCTGCTGACCACCGAGCCGCCTCGCTGGAACACAGGCACCTGGACAGAAGAAGCAACTTCCCTCCttaatatgtaataataatcaaaaaCAGTCTAAAACCAAATAACTGTAATTCTTATGAAACACTTTTGGATCAATTTCCCTCTGTCAGTGAAGATAATGAGTTGTATTTATCTATAAGGCCTCTGGTGTTTGTTTACCCCCTCACATCACCTGTGATGTGTTTGAATGAACATGAAAACCATGTTATAGCCCCCTCTACTGTTTGGATCGTAGTACTGACCGTGTCCAGGGTGACAGGGAGACTCAGGGTCCTTCCTCCTTCGTGCGCCATCGCAGATTGGACATCAAACCAAATCTGAAACAAACCTGAATGTAAACTCCCCTCTGAGGTCTAACGTGAATAAAACCACGCATGTTACCCGGTGGCTGGTTTACCTCATCAGATCCAGGAAGTAGCACTTTGACTTCCTGAACTCCAGGATCGGTGACGGGACAGGCCAGCAGGGCGCCTCCTGCAGTGAAATCAGAGACGGTGAAACTCCGATCAACACAAATCCAACGATTACAGAACTCAGTGTGTGAAGTCAAATGATCACCTATCATATGCTGGTGGTCCACACTGAAGGTGCCTCGTTCTCGGGGGAACTCCACCCACAGAGGCCTGTTTGAAACAAATGAACTAGGTCATCTTGACCTCTAGTGTCTGAAAAGGTCAGCGTTCACTTCACAGGAGCACGAGGGACGCTTGTGGCTGCAGTGCATCCACTGACCAGCAGTGGGCAGCAGCTCTCACCTGATCGGAGGCAGCCCAGCGGTGTGAGCCTGGTGGAACAGAGTGTACCAGTAGGGCAGCAGCTGATACCTGAGCACACCAGACATTTGTCACATTGTGGTGGAAACGAGGACTAGTTCACGATAACAGTTCATAGCACAACTACTGGAAAAACCAGAGTCCCCGATGGACAGTATCGTGTCAGGGACAAAGGAGCCAACGCACCAGCAGCTCGGGATCTGGATCATTGGACAACCCGCCAACATCagctgaaacacagaggacagaggatatCAGCCACTTAGAATGTGAGAGTCTGCAGGGGTGAGAAAGTGAAATAGCATAAAAGCAGCTCATTGCAACGACAAAATAAACGACTTCTCTCACCTCCGCAAAAACCCACGCCTGTCACACTGAGAGACAGCAGCATCGGGATTGAGATCTTCAGATACTCCCAAGTGGCCACGTTATCCCCTGTCCACACTGCACCTGTACCGAGAAAGTAAAGGGACAGTAATTCTATTTCTATCTTTGTACCTCTGCTGGTAAATGGCAAAGGGGAATTAGAAATTTTCCTCTGagatcattttaataaaaaccGTCCGCTAAGTCACCTCCCCGATTGGGAAGGTCATTAGTTGGTGTCTGTCGTCTGGTTACAAGTGGGATTCTGGGACATTAACCAGTTCTGAACATTGTAAAGTGAATTCAAGCTGAATTTTGTacttaaataaaagcaaaaatactCCTTAATTGAGATTTTCAGTCACATCCGTGGTCAGACCTGTGTGTTGGCCTCCAGTAGTTCACATCACGCCCCCTTCTCTGTGAGCACCATGGTGTCCAGCAGGGCTCGGTGCTGCAGGTTCGGATCCTGCATCTGTCGCCTCAACAGGAACAACAGGCATAAATATCACGATGCAACACAACTTTCAGAATTATCCTGTACAGCCAGAACACAGCTCACACACCACCTACAGctacaaatgtataaaaacacacattttcaactGTTATACACTTAACAGAGGGTGATTGTATTCATCTTTATATCTAATATATACAAaattatatattgttattacaGTAAAGTTTAAAGACAGAAACTTTTTATcatccaagtgaatgttttggttttaaattcTTCTTTATGGACAGAGAATGACTTGATATATGGATTATACCACTTTAATACGGTAACACAATAATTTGTATATTCATTGAGCTTGCCTTCATTTGATATAGTAATAGTTATTCATATTGTTTTATGCCCCAGCTCTGATGTATTGATTCTTACACTGTTACAGTCAATATACCTGTAAAAAGCAACCTGGTCACTTTTCTTGAACTTCTCTCCTGAGTCCTCATCATCAGGCACGACGCTGTGGAACAAGCAGAGGGAACAATAACAGTGGGATTGATTCACCAGGAACATGGAGGGAGTTTCCTGCTTTACActttcactgtcactgtcactaGAGCCACGTGTAATGCACATTTGAATACAGAGAGATGGAGTCTGTACCTGAACACAGCTTCACTCTCCTCAGACATTTCCAACACACGTCACAACTGTCGCTTCTGACAGAACCGGAACGAATGACCGGGAACTGCAGAGAGCCACACGGACCACAGAGCGGGAGGACCGAACCGAAActaaaacatcaacacaacatccGGCCTGACTCTTCAAAACAAAACACCTACTGAAGAAATATTTGTAACTTTATCCCCTTTGTACACATTTATTAGTATAGTATGGTAtggtatagtatagtatatagctttattgtcaattgtGCCATATGTACAGGACATAGATTAAAATCCCATTTCTCTCTGATCGGCGGTGTCAATAAAAGTAGACAGAACATATGAGTACATATAACATATAAGTACTCAAACAGTAGAGTATAGTAGCTTGTAATATAGTATTTTGCATAGTATAGTATAGCATAGTAGCCTATGTCAAGTATGTAGGGTTGAATAGTATAGAATAGTATAATCGACTATAGTATATTATAGTCTAGTCTAGGGGTCTATAGTATATTACAGTATAGAAGTCTAgtctataatataatatttcgAATTGTATCAGATGGCGTAGTTTAGTCTGGAATAGTAAAGTAACATATAGTGTAGTATGGTATAGCTTGGTATGATATGGTACAGTAGAGTAGAGTAGAGTAAAGTCGAATTAAGTAGAGTAGAATAGATAAGAATAAAGTGGAGTAGAGTAGATAAGAGTATTCTAAAGTAAATTAGAGTAGATTAGAGCAGAAGTGAACAGAGTATTCTAAAGTagagtagaatagaatagagtaaaataaagtagaatatAGTAGAGTAGAATATAGTAGAGTGTGATGTATAAATTATATCATCAGTCTCCATCATAACAACAGATGATGATATTTAGGTGATGTTGTCTCCTGAGTTAGAACCTATGGTTAGAACCGGGGGACacctctccctgtgtgttccGCCCTCTAGCTGCGGCAGAGTGAACTGCAGGGAGAACCGGAACTGGATGCGGATACAGCTCCGTGTGTCCCACAGACTGAAGCTACCACAGACcgtctgtgtgtatctgtgtgtgtctgtgtctccgtgtgtctgtgtgtgtgtgtgtgagtgagtcctGAACAAGTAGATGCTCAGACCCAGAAGATGACAGATGCCCGTCGGTTACATTTGCTCCTGCTCGCGTCCGTGCTGCGTCTCGGCGCCGCGGCGGAAGTGTCCGTGTGGAGCGTTGACATCAACCCGGTCAGTGCTGCTcctccatcatcctcatcatcatcatcatcatcatcatcatcaacgtcTGTGTTTACAGCTGTTAGCACGACGAAGCTAACTGGCTAGCTAGCCCCTCCACCCGCCTGTGTTCACCTGTCGGACCCTACACGAGCTCCTTCTCTGCGTCCTGCTGCTGATCTGTCGCTGGGTCCAATAGAAGCGGATTTAAACCGGAAATGAGGATGTGTTGTAGTTGAGAGAAGAGAAGTTCAACCAGTTATTTCATCTGTGAACAACAGAAGAACTCATCTGGTCACAAATGTTATCAATCACCTGTGTCGTTGTCTTTAAGTGTAAAGGCTGAGTGagctttaaaggtccagtgtgtaagagtGAGCTGagagggatctattggcagaagtCATATTttctataatataaaataatcctagtgatgtttcaTCTAAATCGTACAACTTGTCGTTTTCCtaaccctagaatgggccctttaatgTTTACATACTTTATATGTACATCAGGAAGCGGATCCTCTccacggaggcagccatgtttttttaaaggagaagctgttgtttttaaactgttGTTTTCAGTCCTGACACGAATGATcattaaacaatattttataGAGTCCTCTTTATGAATTTGGACGGAGCACGGCTGGAAGGAGAAGATGGAGTTTTACCCTTGAGTTATGGAAGGTCGACCATACTTATTAAGATTCCAACCGCTGGTTAATGTTCGTGACACATCTTCATTTGCATCGTCAGGTGTTTGACTTACATCCTGATCATTGTCGAAGGGCCTCCTGGTCTTAAGTGGCTTGAATAATGAAGTTAATCATGTGTGAGTGATCCAGATGTGCGCGAGGAGCCTGAACAGCAGCCGACTGACgtgtctctttgtatttttcAGACACAAAATGCCGTGTTCCGGAAGACGCTGTACGCCAACACCACCATCTCTATGAAGTGTACGTTTTTCTGACCTCTCCGTCATGCACTGTTTTTTTCCATCGCCTCAAATAAGATTAGGGCAAAGTGTGTTTTAAAGAAAGTACAAAGATCCTTTGTCCACTCGCTGGGATATTTACTTTCATTCAGTGGCTCCCAGGCCAGTGAAAACACGTGACACTAAACTGACTCAGTCAAAACTCAAGTTGAGTCTATTTGATCCCACGCAGGTTTtgacattaacaaaaaaacaagtttaacaggtttcaagtttatttaaaaaaacatccgTCCAgccctcatcttcttcctcttatgAAAAGTTGATTTGTGAAATGTTTGACTTCACTTCCCTCAGAAGTTTTGACTCAGTCACAAACCACCAAaggctggtttaaaaaaaacaaaaacagtaacTCCTTCATCACAACAGAGAGAACATGGTTGCTGTCTATTTGCTAACGCCAGTTGTTGTAGTTCTCTATCTGAAGATTCACTGCAGAGGACGCACCGTTgggtttaacatttaaatgtcagCTGGAGTGATATTGTTTTGCTCCCACCGTGTGTTTAAGAACCTCAGGGGGTTAACTCCAAATGTGATTAATAAGCTCAATGTCCTGCAAAGAGAGGGAAGGCATCGGGGAACGAAATGTCAGCATGAACAATCTTATGAGAAAACTCTTGTTTATCTTCAGAGAATCATAAATGCTTCGTTGTTTTTCAGCTTCTGTTACACTTAGTCCTCAAAATGAGATAAGATTACCTGACATTTGCTGATCAGGTGGATAATTTAACTACATTACTCTTCAATCTGAGAAATCCAAACCCTCTCTGGAACTATTACATTTGTTAATCTGAGAAGTCACAAAACATTGCCTagattattttgttttcagcaaAGCCACCGTGGAGATTGAGAGGATGCAATCAaatttaaacagttaatgacaaCTGTCAGGATTAGCTTCAGTTCTACAGAATCAGAGACTGCTTCCTCTCTCGGAGGTTCACAGTTTGCCTCCGCTTCCATCAGCCATAAGTGAGAAATCCTTAATACTCTGAAGTAGGCAGAGACATCAGCTCCTTCTGATGGAGAAAAGGAGGCAATGCAACATCCTCTTGTAGAGAAAGGATGAAAGTCTCTCTCTGAAAATGGAACGCGACAATTTCACAGATTTATTTCCTGGAATTCATACACAAACTGTCATGTGATGGTTTGTAACAGGAAGTGGGATCTTTCTCCTGCTACTCTCTACTTATCACCACCTGAGTAACTGATGGTGTTCTCTCCCTGCAGTCCAGGGCGACTTGGCATCATGTGAGCGAAACCTGGCGTTCAACATCAGCTGGTATCTGCGCTCCTCCGTCTGCTACAACGAGGTCTTCAACACACCGGTGAGTGTTGACCTTTGATTCTGGATGGCTGACCCCTGACTTCTGCGAATGTAAATATTGCATAGTACTGTAGATGTAGTACATGTACATATATACAGCCAGGCGGACGTTTTAATATGCAGAAATTGAAGAAATTACAaaggaatatttatttttgcgaCATGAACCAGTTCGTTCATATTCTTCatcctaaccctaaaccaaTGTCGGGTATAGGTACAGTCAGTGATGACAACAGGACGTGTGTTTTAATGCGCTCCCTCAATAACAACGTGAAACCAAAATAACCAGATCAAAAGTAGAACAAGTAAAAGACTTGAATCTTGGTTCCGATTTTCTGGTGTGAAAATGTCCTAAAGTCCAAATTGTAGATTTTTCATTGTTAATCTGAAAAATTCATAAAATTGAGCGTAGCATTTGATTTCCTGAGAGAAAAACAACGTTATCTATATTTTATTCCCTCATGTTTCACTCTCCAATACTTATCTTCATCGGGTTTTCACCAGTTTGTCAAATTTTCTTTCACATTCAGCATCAGGAGGCTGTTACAGCagctgtgttgtgttcctctcTTAAGTGTTTTCACGGCCTGGGGTTCCTCTTCTGTCTTCACACCGGCCCTGACTCTCTGTCCAGACGCCTCTCgagctcagctgctgctctgcctctgatGCTCGTCACCTTGTCAGTGTTCGTCTCAAAGCAGGCGGTCAAAAAAGgagaaatacatatatatatatctatatatatatataaaggtcCCCTACCTTTTTCATTCAGATGTGCTATGAAATGTCAGCGTCTGCTTCTTTCAGCCTCCTGACATTTCTCTAGAGCAGGCGAGGCAGCACGATGAGCAGCTGACATGGGTGGCAGTCCTCAAAATATTCAACAATGCACTTTATAATATCTTAGATCTGAAGTCCAAGTATTTAACTTCAACAAATTTTTCCCCCTCTTATTAATTAGCTTGAATTGAATCAAACTTTCCCTCGGTTTCACTTTGGATCCTGCTCCACACATTTAGTTGTTTGCAGCCTCATTCTTGCAACTTTTACTTAGAGCAGAATTAAGTCAAGgttttgtgtgatttatttttaatattaattaggTGAAAGACAGAAATTAGATGTATCTCTCCTCCCTTCATGTAAATACACaactaatgtttatatctgTATCTGTgcttagtgttttttttatcatcgaACACTGTTGGATCTTGTTATTTTATTCACAGT contains these protein-coding regions:
- the ganc gene encoding neutral alpha-glucosidase AB — encoded protein: MLAGCPMIQIPSCWYQLLPYWYTLFHQAHTAGLPPIRPLWVEFPRERGTFSVDHQHMIGGALLACPVTDPGVQEVKVLLPGSDEIWFDVQSAMAHEGGRTLSLPVTLDTVPVFQRGGSVVSRSAGSSYCTADLQLLPTSITVALDSQGAADGELYLDDGHSFNYLHRKAFCLRRFNMLSGRLLCRAAGEEGAFDCDTPSPSWA